DNA from Sphingomonas sp. SUN039:
GGCCGGCACCGTCGTGTTGATTGCGGCGGCGGGGATGCAGACGCGCGAATGGCAATATGTCCCGCCCGAATCGCTCTACCACATCGTCGTCGCCTTCCGGCGGGTCGGCCTCGAACCCGAGGCACGGATGATCGCTGCCGAGGCGCTGACCCGCGCTTGAACGTCCCCGACGACGGCGCTGCGATTGCGGCCTTTCTGTCGGCGCTGGCCGCCGAGGCCGGGGCCGCGCGCAACACCTTGATGGCGTACCGGTCGGACCTCGAACTGGCGTCCGACGCGCTGTCGGGACGGCTGGGGCGCGCGCAGCCGACCGACCTCAACCGGCTTGCCGATGGCTGGGCGACGCTGGCGCGGTCCACCGTTGCCCGCAAATCAGCCGCACTGCGACGCTTTTTCGGGTTTTTGCTCGACGAAGGATTGCGCGCCGACGATCCGTCGAGTGCCTTGCCGCGCCCCGGGGGAATGCAGCGACGTCTGCCACGCGTCCTCGACCACATCGATATCGACCGGCTGTTCTCCGTGCTCGCCGCGCGTCTGGCCGCCAGCAAAGATGCCTCCGCCGATCTCCGCCTGCTAGCGTTGGTGGAATTGCTCTACGGCTCGGGTCTGCGCGCGACCGAACTGGTCTCGCTGGAGGTCCGCGCAATCTCGCCCGACCGGCCTTACGCGATTCTCAAAGGGAAGGGCGGACGCGAACGCCTTGTGCCTGTCTCCGACCGCGCCCGCGCTGCCGTGACGGCTTGGAAAGCAGTGCGCGGCGATGCGCCCGGTTATCTTTTCCCGTCCGGTGCCAAGCACTTGAGCCGCGTTCGCCTGTTCCAGCTGCTTCGGACGCTGGCGGCCGAGGCGGGCATCCCGCCCGACCGGATCAGCCCGCACGTGCTGCGCCATGCTTTTGCCACCCACCTTCTCGAGGGGGGCGCAGACTTGCGCGCGCTTCAGACTATGCTCGGCCACGCCGATATCGCGACCACAGAAATTTACACCCATGTCGAAACGGCGCGGCTTGTCGAGTTGGTCACGACGCGGCATCCTTTGGCCGACAAAGGGAGAGAGACATGACCATGCGAACCTGGGGCATTGCCGCCGCGATCGCCGTTGCTGCACTGCCGGCGCAGCCCTTGCTCGCACAGAGCGCGTCGTCGATTTCGGCGCAGGACAAGGCGCAAGGCGCAGAAGCGCATCCGCAGCTGCTGCGCGAATACGGCGGTGCCTATGTGGGACCGCAAGCCGATTACGTGCGGCGCGTCGGGCAGAAAATTGCCGTCCAGTCGGGTCTGTCGAACGCGCAGAGCGACTTCACCGTGTCTCTGCTCAACTCGCCGGTCGACAACGCTTTCGCGATCCCCGGCGGCTATGTCTACGTCACCCGCAACCTGCTTGCGCTGATGAACGACGAGGCCGAACTGGCCTCGGTCATGGGCCATGAAGTCGGTCACGTTGCGGCGCGCCATTCGCGCGCCCGCAACAATACCTCGACCGCTGTCGGCATCGGCACGTCGCTGCTGGGCGCATTGCTCGGCAATTCTGCGCTGGGACAGCTTGCAACGCGCGGTGTCGGGACCGTGGCTCAACTCGGCGTACTCAGCTATTCGCGCGGGCAGGAAACCCAAGCCGACAGCCTCGGCGTGCAGTATCTCGTCAAGGCGGGGTATGATCCCCTTGCTGCCTCGTCGATGCTCGGCGATCTGGCGGCACAGAACACGCTCGATGCCCGGATCGGTGGCAAAAGCGGCGGGACGCCAACGATTTTCAGTACCCACCCCGATCCCTTGGGGCGCGTCGCCCGCACCCGGCAGGAAGCGACCGCGACCGGTTTTACCAAGGGAGTCCGCAACCGCGACGCATTTCTCGCGGCGATCGACGGCATGATCTATGGCGACGACCCCGCGCAGGGTATCGTCGACGGGCAGACCTTCCGTCATCCCGGCCTGAAACTCGCCTTCACGGCACCGACGGGCTTTGCCATGGCGAACGGGACCGATGCTGTCACGATGACCGGGCAAGGCGGGCAGGCCAGCTTTTCGGGTGGTGCCTATACCGGCGACCTCGATACCTATATCCGCAGTGTTTTCAAGGCACTGGCTCCGAACAGCAATCTCGATGCAGCTGCGGCGCGGCGGTTTCAGGTGGGCGGTATGGATGCCGCGAGCGCAACCGTCGGCGCGACCACCCAGTCAGGACCGGTCGATGTGACGGTCGTCGCCTACGCCGCTGAAGCCAAAGCGGCTTATCATTTCGTGCTGATCACCGCGCAGGGGTCGGGGATCGGGCCGTTCCAGTCGCTGGTGAATTCGGTTCGCCGCCTGTCCGCGAGCGAATCCGCAGCGATCAAGCCGCGACGGATCAAGGTAGTGACGGTCGGGCGCACCGATACGGTGGCGACCCTCGCGGCGCGCATGGCCTATCCGGCGATGCAGGCGGAGCGGTTTCGCGTCCTCAACGGACTTGCGGCAGATGCGGTCGTCCGGCCGGGGCAAAAGGTCAAACTGGTCGTCATCGGATGACGACCAGTCCGTGACAGTAATCAGCCCTTCGACATCGTTGTCGAGGAGTTGTTGAACGTCTTTTTCAACTGCGTCCCCATGCCCGACATTGCGCCGACGGCGGCAACGGCGATCAGGGCGGCAATCAGGCCATATTCGATGGCGGTCGCTCCACGGTTGTGCGTGGCGACCATGCGAAGGGCGTGAAGGAAGTTAACCATCTTCTTGCTCCACTTATGAAAATGGGCGGGAAACCGAAATTTCCCGCCCACTTTCGAACTTCGTTTGTTGCCCGCCGCGAACGGCGGGCGACAAATCAGCCCTTCGACATCGTGGTCGACGAGTTGTTGAAGGTCTTGCTGATCTGCGAACCGAGGCCCGACATCGCGCCAACGGCAGCGACGGCGATCAGAGCGGCGATCAGGCCGTACTCGATGGCGGTGGCACCCTTCTTGTCGGCGAACATTTTGCGAATCATTTTCATTTCCGGTCTCCTGTTGGGGTTAATCCCAGTGTTCAACTACCCGACTGTCCCGCTTGAATTAGTGAGCCAGTGATTTGGAAGTTAGGGTGGGGAAGTTTCCAAAAACTTAATGCCGGAACGACTTTTTTGCGGGTCAGCTCTTGGCGACGGTGTTCGACACATTGTTCCACATATTCACGGATGTGGTGGCGAAGTTCTTGATCCCAAGAAACGCGCCCAACACCACGAGCGCGGCGATCAGGCCGTACTCGATGGCAGTGGCACCGCGCTTGTCGCGCAACAATTTGCTTAGTCCCGATCTCATCGACAGTCCCCGGTCGAGCCGTCGTCCCATTACGGCAGGTTGGAATTAGGGGCGGAGCGGTTAAGAAAGTCTTGATGGGGCAAGTCTCGACATTGTGGGTAGTGGCGGCGGCGCTCGTCGATGGCGACGGCCGCGTGCTCGTTCAGCAGCGCCCGGCGGGCAAGTCGATGGCCGGGCTGTGGGAATTTCCCGGCGGCAAAGTCGAATCCGGCGAAACGCCGGAAGCGGCGCTCGTTCGCGAACTCCGTGAGGAATTGGGGATCGAGGTCGATCCGGACGATCTCGTGGCGGGCCCGTTCGCGAGCGAACCGCTCGGCGACCGGCACCTGGTCATGCTGCTCTACACCTGCCACCGCTGGCAGGGCGAAGCCGAAGCGCGAGAGGCCGCGGCTATCGGCTGGCATTTTCCGGCCGATTTGCACATTCTGCCGATGCCGCCCGCCGACGGGCCGCTGGTCGCGTTTCTGGAAAATCGGTTGTCGATCTAGGTTTTGGCAGCCGCTGCCCAGCCTGTCAGAATCAGCAACGTCACCGTTTCGATCGCCCGTCCGTCGGCACCTCCAGACCGTTCGAATGCCGCGCGTGCCGCCGCCAGCCATCCCGGCGAGACTCCGCGACGCTCGGCCAGCACATTGCCCAATCCTGCTGCGCGGATATCGCCGACCAGCCGGTCGAACGACGGATAGGACAGCCGCAGCGTCTCCGCATCGGCCACTGGCAGCGCAAATCCTGCACGCACGAGCAGATCGCCCGCCGCCCGCACGTCGATCTGCGGATGCAGCCGCGCCACGGCGCGCCCCTGCGCCGCATCGACAGCACTCGCTACATCGCGCAGCACCGGCAGGCTTGGCGACCCGATCAGACAGGCAAGGAACAGCCCGTCGTCGCGCAGCGCCCGCCGCGCCGCGATCAGCGCACCGGGCACATCGTCGACGGTGTCGAGCCCCGACGGCATGACGACGAGGTCGTAAAGCCCTGATGCCACGTCCAGCCGGTCCTCGTCGCAAAAATTTCCCGATGCGGCCGCCGCATATACGACGCCATGGTCGGTCTCAGTGACCGCGATGCCGCGCTCGCGCAGTGCCGTCGCCACGATACGCGGGCCCGTGTTGATGACCAACGCAGTCGCAAAGGGCCGGGTGACCGCATCCAGTCGTTCGAGCAACTCCCGCGCGATTCCCGCCTCCAGCGGCGACGGCTCGCTACACGCCACCCGGTCGCGGCGCAGTCGGCGCGCGACGCGGTCGAAAATAACGGGCGGCGGCGACGTCATGACCGGCTTGTGCCGCCGCCCGTGCGGCGCGACAACCGTGCAATGCAGATGGCATGGCCGATCAAGCAGATTGTCGATTTCGCGCTGCCCCCGCGCTGCGGCGGGTGCGGGACGATTGTCGAGGCCGATCATCGATTCTGTACGCCTTGCTGGACCTCGCTCGATTTCCTGACCGGCGACGGCTGTGCGCTGTGCAACCTGCCCATGGCAGCCGTTTCAGGAACGATCTGCGGCCCTTGCCTCGCCGCGCCGCCGCGTCATGACGGCGTGCGCGCAGCCGTCGCTTACGGACCGGTTGCCCGCGACATCGCGCTTCGGCTCAAATACGGGCGGCGCACGGGCCTCGCGCGCACCATGGCGTCGGTCATGGAGCATCACGCCGACGCGCCGGGGATCGTCGTGCCAGTGCCGTTGCACCGCTGGCGGATCTGGTCGCGCGGATTCAATCAGGCAGCGGCAGTCGCACACGCCATTGCCGAAGCCCGAGCGCTCGATCTGCACACCGGCCTGCTCGTCCGTAAACGCGCGACGCCGTCGCTGCGCGGCCTATCGGGACGCAAACGGGCCGATGCCGTGCGGGGAGCCTTTCGGACGACCGCGCGGATCGAGGGCGGTACTGTCTGGCTGGTGGATGACGTCTATACCAGCGGGGCAACGGCCAATGCCTGTGCCGCTGCGCTCAAACGTGCCGGGGCCGACCGTGTCTTCGTCCTCGTCTGGGCGCGTGTCCTGCGCGAGGATTGACAAGCGCCGACCCTGTCCGCACGTCTCACGGGGAAAGGAACGCCATGCCGCGCGTCGAAATCTATACCAAGGCGTTTTGCCCGTTCTGCTCGCGGGCGCTGTCGCTGCTCGGCGGCAAGGGGGTTGCTTACGAGGAGTACGACATCACAATGGGCGGTCCGAAGCGCGCCGAAATGGTCGAACGTTCCGGTGGACGCCTCACCGTGCCGCAGATATTTGTCGGCGGCACACATATCGGTGGGTCGGACGATCTCGCTGCCGCCGAGCAGAGCGGCGAACTCGACCGCTTGCTGGCGATGTCGTGAAGATCGCGCTGCTCCAGATGACATCGGGGATCGATCCCGATGTCAATGCCGCGACCCTCGAAACGGCAATTGCCGATGCGGCGGGGCAAGGCGCAGCGATGCTGTTTACGCCCGAAATGTCGGGTCTGCTCGATTCGAACGGCGCGCGTGCGGCGACGCAGGTGACCGACGAGGTACATGACCGCGTGCTGGCCCGGGTCCGCGCAGCGGCTGCCCGTGAGGGTGTTTGGGTCCATCTCGGCTCGCTGGCAGTAGAGGGCGACGAGGGCGACCCGCGCTGGGCCAACCGCGCCTTCGTAATCGACGCGGATGGCGAAATCGCCGCGCGCTACGACAAGGTACATCTGTTCGATGTCGACCTACCGACGGGCGAGAGCTGGCGCGAATCGTCGCGATACGTGCCGGGGCAAGACACGGCCTTGGTCAATACCCCCGTCGGTAAGCTAGGCTTGTCGATCTGTTACGATATGCGCTTCCCCGCGCTGTTTCAGGCGTTGAGCGGAGCAGGAGCGACGATCCTGTCGGTCCCGGCGGCCTTTACTGTCCCGACTGGACAGGCGCACTGGCACACCTTGTTGCGTGCCCGCGCCATCGAGAATGCCTGTTGGCTCGTCGCGGCGGCCCAGACCGGCACGCACGAGGACGGGCGTAGCACTTACGGGCATTCGCTCGTGGTCGATCCGTGGGGCAAAGTAGTGCTCGATATGGAGACGACGGCAGGCCTGGCCGTCTGCGAGATCGACCCTGCCGCCGTCGACGATGTTCGCAGCCGCGTCCCGGTCATTGCTCATCGCCGTGCCATTCCGGTCCCAGCATGATCGTTTTCGACCTGAAATGTGCGCAGGGCCACGGGTTCGAGGGCTGGTTCGCCGACAGCGATTCCTTTGCGGACCAGCGCGACGGCGGGCAGATTCCCTGTCCCTATTGCGGCAGTACGGCGGTCGAACGTGCGCTGTCGGTGCCGCGGATAGGCGCGAAGGGGAACCGCAGCGAACCGGCCGAACTCGTCCAGAAGCTCGCCGGGCTACAAGCCGAAATGCTCAAAGACTCCAAATGGGTCGGCGACGATTTCGCCCGGCAAGCGCGCGCGATGGCCGATGGCGACACACCGCAAGCCACGATCCATGGCCAAGCGACGATCGGCCAAGCGAAGGAGTTGCACGACGACGGGATCACGGTGATGCCGCTGCCGTTTGCCGTCGTCCCGCCCGAACAACAGAATTGACCGGCACGGCCCCGCACGGCTAGCAGACCCCCGTGTCCCGGTAGCTCAGCAGGACAGAGCAACGGTTTCCTAAACCGCAGGTCGGGAGTTCGAGTCTCTCTCGGGACACCATTTGCCGCTGCATCGTTCTCCAACACATGAACGACACTGTGCTAACCGCGATGCAATATTATGGAGCCGCTACAGGCGTGATCGCTGCGCTCGTGGTATCGCTCGACCTCGGTCGTCGCCCCACGGGGTGGGCCTTCGTCCTGTTCGTCACGTCATCGGCCGCGCTGATTGCCTGGGGGTTCCTGCAAGAGGACAGCGAGGGGATCGGCTGGCAGAACGCCATTCTGCTCGTGATCAACCTGATCGGTGTTTACCGATATCTGATCCGCAAAAAGGTACCCTAGCGCGCCAAATAGGCATCGAGCGTCGCATGGAAATGTCGGAGGCGGCTCTCCTGATAGCGGGCGAAGGTCACCCCCGGTTTGCGCGAAGTTTTCAAACCCTTCTGGATGCGGCGCAAATTGTCGGTGTCCTGATCGGCGACCATCGCCGCCGAGCCGAGTTCGGACGCGTCGATCCAGTTCTGGTCCGGCCCCAGCATGTTCATCCTGGCGGGCGGCGGGTGCGATCCGTCGGGCGCTTTGGCGAACAGGAACATGATTTCCATGATGTGCGTGTCGGGGTCGTCGCCATTGGGGCGGAACCGATAGACGATGGGCAGCGCCTGCCCGCCCCAGGGGACCATATTGGGGAAGAGCAGATATTCTATCAGGTCGAGCGCTTCGCTGTCGGACAACCCCGACATATCGGTACCGGACGAACGCGAAATCTTCTCGCGTGCGCGTTCGGCAAGTTTCCCGCGCGCGGTTTCGCCGGGACCGACCTCGATGGGTTTGCCCGCATAGAAGGGCGCATCGCGGCGAAGGTCGGCGACGGTGACCTCGGGCGCGACATGCTTCATCGCGGGCGAGGGCACGCCCTGCACGCTCAACATGCGCGATACATGTCGCACGCCCGGCCAGACGTCGTACTGCGTGTTGCTGTCGCCGTAATAGGTCACGACTTGCGGGTGCGCGGCGGGCACATGGTACGCCTCGATGAATGCCTCCATGCCCAGCTTCCAGTTACAGGGCATGATCTTGGCGACGTGCGCGGCCTTGTAGCGCTTCTCCAGCTCGAACGCCTCGAAATGCGCGGGCAGGTTTTCGAGGTAGCTCTCGAACGATTCGCAATCCTTGTCGAAGTTCACGAACACGAACCCGCCCCATTGGCCGACCTGCGCCTCGGGCAGACACATCTTGCCCTTGTCGACATGCGGGAAATCCCATTGGCCGGGGATAACCTTCAGCTTGCCGTCCAAGTCCCATGTCCAGCCGTGGAAGGGGCAGCGGATTTGCTTGGCATTGCCCGCCTCGGTGCGGAGCAACGTGCCACGGTGCAGGCATGAATTGATATACGCTTTCACCGTATTCGGTGCCGTCCGCACGACCACCAGAGAGTCATTGACGATGTCATAGACGATCTGGTCGCCGACCTCGGGGATCTCCTCGATCCGGCACGCCAGCTGCCATGTCTTGCGCCAGATTTTCTCGACCTCGCGCTCGTGCCAGTCGCGCGAATAATAGCGTTCGGCAGAGACGTCCTCGCTGCTCTGTCCCTCAGGCGGCGATTCACTGCGGAGCACGGCGGGCGGCGCGATGAAATCGGTGTCGAACACCTCCTGCACCGACGGCCCGGGCCGCCGCGCGATGATGTCGCTATCGTCCGCCATGTCCTGCTCCCGTTTTGCCACAGCTTGCCGCCATGCTAGCGGTCGCGCAATGGATATGCTCGCCCATCGTCACCTGACGACCCTCGCCCTCGACGTCGATTTTGCCGCTGTCGTGCCCATTGGTGCGATCCCCGCCGGTCATCGCGGGATTGCGCCGGTGACGGGTGGACGGTGCACGGGGGAAAGATTGAGCGGCACCGTCTTGCCGGGACATGACTGGTTCGTGACGCGCGCCGACGGTGTGCTGGTCATCGACGTACGGCTGACGCTGAAGACGGGCGATGGTGCGACCATCTATATTGCTTATACCGGACGCATGGTCGGGCGGGGCGACGCAATGGCGCGCTTTCGCAAAGGCGAGAGACTGGCGGCGGAGGATTACAGCCTGATCATCGTCGCGAAATTCGAATGCGGCGATCCGCGTTATGCTTGGCTTAATGACGCGATCGTCGTCGGCACGGGCGCACAGACCGTGACGGGTCCTATCTATACCCTGTTCGAGATCGGACGTTGACCCTTATTTGCCGGTACTAGGACAAAAAAAGGGGCGCGGAACTTGCGGTCCCGCGCCCCCCTATTTTGTTTCAGCCCGATCAGAACTTGAAGCGGGCGCTTACACCATAGGTCTTCGGCGGGCTGGGATAGCCCGACAGCGTGCCCGACTGGGCGACGCCGGGGAAGATCACCGGGTTGAACTTCGGCTCGGTCAGGTTGCGACCCCATGCGGTCAGTTCGAGACCGTTCATCATTGCGAGCGTCACCGACGCGTTGAGCGTTTCCGGGCTGGCCTTGTACAACTGGCCCTGAGCCGGTCCTGCGGCCTGCTCCGACGTCAGACCCTGTGCAATGAAGAATGCGCTCGAATGGTCGTAATCGACATGGAAGATCGCCTTCATGCTGTCGCTGAGCGCGGCAGTGTAGGTCGCGCCAACGGCGATCGAATATTCCGACTGACCACTAGGACGCAGGCCGGTCAAATTCGCCGGGCCGGTGTTGCGCGTGGCCGGATTGAACGCGGTGCCAGCGGGGAAATCGTCGAACTTCGGATCGAGATAGGTCATCGAGAAGGTGAAGTTCAGGTTGCGGACCGGAGTCAGTGACGCATCGAATTCCAGACCTTGCGTCGATTGCTTCGGTGCATTGCCGAGCACGAAGCCGGTACCGACGAAGACATTGCTCTGGAAGCCCTTCAGGATCTGCTTGAAGACCGCCAGA
Protein-coding regions in this window:
- a CDS encoding tyrosine-type recombinase/integrase — translated: MNVPDDGAAIAAFLSALAAEAGAARNTLMAYRSDLELASDALSGRLGRAQPTDLNRLADGWATLARSTVARKSAALRRFFGFLLDEGLRADDPSSALPRPGGMQRRLPRVLDHIDIDRLFSVLAARLAASKDASADLRLLALVELLYGSGLRATELVSLEVRAISPDRPYAILKGKGGRERLVPVSDRARAAVTAWKAVRGDAPGYLFPSGAKHLSRVRLFQLLRTLAAEAGIPPDRISPHVLRHAFATHLLEGGADLRALQTMLGHADIATTEIYTHVETARLVELVTTRHPLADKGRET
- a CDS encoding M48 family metalloprotease, with translation MTMRTWGIAAAIAVAALPAQPLLAQSASSISAQDKAQGAEAHPQLLREYGGAYVGPQADYVRRVGQKIAVQSGLSNAQSDFTVSLLNSPVDNAFAIPGGYVYVTRNLLALMNDEAELASVMGHEVGHVAARHSRARNNTSTAVGIGTSLLGALLGNSALGQLATRGVGTVAQLGVLSYSRGQETQADSLGVQYLVKAGYDPLAASSMLGDLAAQNTLDARIGGKSGGTPTIFSTHPDPLGRVARTRQEATATGFTKGVRNRDAFLAAIDGMIYGDDPAQGIVDGQTFRHPGLKLAFTAPTGFAMANGTDAVTMTGQGGQASFSGGAYTGDLDTYIRSVFKALAPNSNLDAAAARRFQVGGMDAASATVGATTQSGPVDVTVVAYAAEAKAAYHFVLITAQGSGIGPFQSLVNSVRRLSASESAAIKPRRIKVVTVGRTDTVATLAARMAYPAMQAERFRVLNGLAADAVVRPGQKVKLVVIG
- a CDS encoding Flp family type IVb pilin, with the translated sequence MVNFLHALRMVATHNRGATAIEYGLIAALIAVAAVGAMSGMGTQLKKTFNNSSTTMSKG
- a CDS encoding Flp family type IVb pilin, with product MKMIRKMFADKKGATAIEYGLIAALIAVAAVGAMSGLGSQISKTFNNSSTTMSKG
- a CDS encoding Flp family type IVb pilin, whose amino-acid sequence is MGRRLDRGLSMRSGLSKLLRDKRGATAIEYGLIAALVVLGAFLGIKNFATTSVNMWNNVSNTVAKS
- a CDS encoding (deoxy)nucleoside triphosphate pyrophosphohydrolase; protein product: MGQVSTLWVVAAALVDGDGRVLVQQRPAGKSMAGLWEFPGGKVESGETPEAALVRELREELGIEVDPDDLVAGPFASEPLGDRHLVMLLYTCHRWQGEAEAREAAAIGWHFPADLHILPMPPADGPLVAFLENRLSI
- a CDS encoding class I SAM-dependent methyltransferase, with translation MTSPPPVIFDRVARRLRRDRVACSEPSPLEAGIARELLERLDAVTRPFATALVINTGPRIVATALRERGIAVTETDHGVVYAAAASGNFCDEDRLDVASGLYDLVVMPSGLDTVDDVPGALIAARRALRDDGLFLACLIGSPSLPVLRDVASAVDAAQGRAVARLHPQIDVRAAGDLLVRAGFALPVADAETLRLSYPSFDRLVGDIRAAGLGNVLAERRGVSPGWLAAARAAFERSGGADGRAIETVTLLILTGWAAAAKT
- a CDS encoding ComF family protein; the encoded protein is MQMAWPIKQIVDFALPPRCGGCGTIVEADHRFCTPCWTSLDFLTGDGCALCNLPMAAVSGTICGPCLAAPPRHDGVRAAVAYGPVARDIALRLKYGRRTGLARTMASVMEHHADAPGIVVPVPLHRWRIWSRGFNQAAAVAHAIAEARALDLHTGLLVRKRATPSLRGLSGRKRADAVRGAFRTTARIEGGTVWLVDDVYTSGATANACAAALKRAGADRVFVLVWARVLRED
- the grxC gene encoding glutaredoxin 3 codes for the protein MPRVEIYTKAFCPFCSRALSLLGGKGVAYEEYDITMGGPKRAEMVERSGGRLTVPQIFVGGTHIGGSDDLAAAEQSGELDRLLAMS
- a CDS encoding carbon-nitrogen hydrolase family protein; its protein translation is MKIALLQMTSGIDPDVNAATLETAIADAAGQGAAMLFTPEMSGLLDSNGARAATQVTDEVHDRVLARVRAAAAREGVWVHLGSLAVEGDEGDPRWANRAFVIDADGEIAARYDKVHLFDVDLPTGESWRESSRYVPGQDTALVNTPVGKLGLSICYDMRFPALFQALSGAGATILSVPAAFTVPTGQAHWHTLLRARAIENACWLVAAAQTGTHEDGRSTYGHSLVVDPWGKVVLDMETTAGLAVCEIDPAAVDDVRSRVPVIAHRRAIPVPA
- a CDS encoding DUF1178 family protein, with product MIVFDLKCAQGHGFEGWFADSDSFADQRDGGQIPCPYCGSTAVERALSVPRIGAKGNRSEPAELVQKLAGLQAEMLKDSKWVGDDFARQARAMADGDTPQATIHGQATIGQAKELHDDGITVMPLPFAVVPPEQQN
- a CDS encoding aromatic ring-hydroxylating dioxygenase subunit alpha, which gives rise to MADDSDIIARRPGPSVQEVFDTDFIAPPAVLRSESPPEGQSSEDVSAERYYSRDWHEREVEKIWRKTWQLACRIEEIPEVGDQIVYDIVNDSLVVVRTAPNTVKAYINSCLHRGTLLRTEAGNAKQIRCPFHGWTWDLDGKLKVIPGQWDFPHVDKGKMCLPEAQVGQWGGFVFVNFDKDCESFESYLENLPAHFEAFELEKRYKAAHVAKIMPCNWKLGMEAFIEAYHVPAAHPQVVTYYGDSNTQYDVWPGVRHVSRMLSVQGVPSPAMKHVAPEVTVADLRRDAPFYAGKPIEVGPGETARGKLAERAREKISRSSGTDMSGLSDSEALDLIEYLLFPNMVPWGGQALPIVYRFRPNGDDPDTHIMEIMFLFAKAPDGSHPPPARMNMLGPDQNWIDASELGSAAMVADQDTDNLRRIQKGLKTSRKPGVTFARYQESRLRHFHATLDAYLAR
- a CDS encoding DUF3237 domain-containing protein, translated to MDMLAHRHLTTLALDVDFAAVVPIGAIPAGHRGIAPVTGGRCTGERLSGTVLPGHDWFVTRADGVLVIDVRLTLKTGDGATIYIAYTGRMVGRGDAMARFRKGERLAAEDYSLIIVAKFECGDPRYAWLNDAIVVGTGAQTVTGPIYTLFEIGR